DNA from Tsuneonella dongtanensis:
ATCGGCGGCACGCACGCGCGCTTTGCTATCGCTACCATCGGCGATGACGGATCGATCACGCTTGGTGAGCCCGAAACGCTCCACACCGAGGACCACGCAAGTTTCCAGACCGCGTGGGAGGACGCGCGCGCGCGACACGGAGGCAAGCTGCCCGATGCCATCGCGATGGCGATCGCCGGGCCGGTCGGCGGCGAGGTCATCCGCTTCACGAACAACCCCTGGATCATCCGACCCGCGCTGATCAAGGAGAAGCTTGGGGTCGAGAGGTACACCCTCGTCAACGATTTCGAGGCCGTGGCGCATGCGGTCGCGCGCGCTCCCGACGACCAGTTCATCCACCTTGCGGGACCCGACAAGCCGCTTGCCGACAAGGGCACGATCAGCGTGATCGGCCCTGGCACCGGGCTCGGCGTCGCGCACCTGTGGCGCGACGGAAAGGGCGGCTATCACGTCCAGGCCACCGAAGGCGGACACATCGATTTCGCCCCGCTCGACTCCATCGAAGACGCGATCCTCGCGCGCCTTCGCAAACACCACAATCGCGTCTCGGTCGAGCGCGTGGTTGCCGGACCGGCGATCTCGGACATTTATCAAACGCTCGCCGCGCTCGAGGGGCGGGCGATCCATGAAGAAGACGACATCGCGATCTGGACCCGCGGGACCAGCGGCGAAGACAGCCTCGCCGCAGCGGCAGTGGACCGGTTCTGCCTCTCGCTCGGTTCGGTCGCCGGGGACATCGCGTTGGCGCAGGGCGGTTTCGGCGGGGTCGTGATAGCCGGTGGGCTGGGCTACCGCATCCGCGACACCCTGCTCACCTCCGGCTTTTCCGAGCGGTTCCGCGCGAAAGGCCGCTTCGCCGAGCTGATGGCCGGCATTCCCGTGAAGCTCATCGTCCATCCGCAGCCCGGCCTTTTCGGCGCCGCCGCCGCCTTCGCCTCGGAGCACCTGTGACCGACATTTCCGCCATCATGCGCACTGCGCCGGTGATCCCGGTGATCGTGATCGACGACCTCGCCCACGCCGTCCCGCTTGCCGATGCACTGGTCGCGGGCGGCCTGCCGGTGCTCGAAGTGACCATGCGGACCCCAGCGGCACTCGATGCGATCCGGGAGATGAAGCAGGTCGAAGGGGCGATAGTCGGCGCCGGCACGGTGACCAACCCCCGCCAGCTCGACGAGGCGATCAACGCGGGAAGCGAATTCATCGTGTCGCCGGGCCTGACCGAGCCGCTCGGCTGCGCGGCGATCGCAGCCGAGATCCCCTTCTTGCCCGGCATCGCCAATGCGGGCGACATCATGCGCGGGCTCGATCTGGGCCTCACCCACTTCAAGTTCTTCCCGGCCATGGCCGCGGGCGGACTCCCAGCATTGAAGGCGCTCGCCGCCCCCTTCGGTCAGTGTCGCTTCTGTCCGACGGGAGGCATCGGTCTCGATACGGCGCCCGAATGGCTCGCGTTCGAGCCGGTTCTGTGCGTCGGGGGTAGCTGGGTGTCGCCGAAGGGCGCGCCGGATCGGGCGATTGTCGAAGCCCTTGCTCGCGAGGCGGCATCGCTCGGCCGATGAAAACCGTCACCGATCTCGTCGAGCGCCTTCAGGCCCACCATCGGCAGACCGCCGACACGCCGTTGTTCAACCCGGTCTTCCAGCTGTCGCTCGACCTGTCGCGCGAGCTGGAGGGCGGTGTGCTCACGCTGGGCGGCCTCGGGTCTATCCTGGCGGAACTGGAATGCTCCGGCCTCAAAAGCCGGGCCGCGCGGCTGCAATGCCTCGTCGAACCCGGCAAGGCCCGGGAAACGCTCGCGAGCCTGGTCGGCGAGAACGCCGATTTCGACGCCTTCGCCGCCCGCTGGTCGCATCCGCAGCTCCACGCGGTGTTCACTGCGCACCCGACGTTCCTGCTTGCGCCGGCGCAGTCCGATGCGGTGGCGCAGGCCGCAAGCGGTCCCGGCGGCGTCGATGAGACGGTTTGCGCGGTCCCCGCCGAGCGGCCTGCGATAACCCTCGACTACGAACACGAACGGGCATTGCGTGCGATCGCCCATGCCCAGGACGCCCGTGACGCGATCGTCGGCGACCTGCTTTCGCGGGCGAGAGCGAAATGGCCCGATCGCTGGACCGAGTTCGCCCCCCTGCCGTTCCGCTTTGCGACGTGGGTCGGCTACGACATGGACGGGCGCACCGACATCAAGTGGTACACCTCGATCGCCTATCGCCTCGCCGAAAAGGCCCGGCGGCTTGATCGGTATGCGGACAGACTGGCGCAGATCGTAACCGATCACGAGCTCGTCGGAACGCTGCGCAGTGCCGCCGCCCATGCGGCCCGGCATGCCGCGGCCTTCACCCAGGATCTTTCGGACCCGCAGGCGCTCGTCGCCGCGGCCAACGAGCTGACGGCTGACGATCCGGACAAGCTCCTCTCGCTGACCCCCATCGTCGAGAGGCTCGAAGCCGAAGCGACCGGAGACATCGCGGTCGGCTTGCGTACCCTTGCCGCGGCAATGCGCGCCGACGGGCTGGGGATGGGCTGGATCCACTTCCGC
Protein-coding regions in this window:
- the glk gene encoding glucokinase, with amino-acid sequence MDIVTVDIGGTHARFAIATIGDDGSITLGEPETLHTEDHASFQTAWEDARARHGGKLPDAIAMAIAGPVGGEVIRFTNNPWIIRPALIKEKLGVERYTLVNDFEAVAHAVARAPDDQFIHLAGPDKPLADKGTISVIGPGTGLGVAHLWRDGKGGYHVQATEGGHIDFAPLDSIEDAILARLRKHHNRVSVERVVAGPAISDIYQTLAALEGRAIHEEDDIAIWTRGTSGEDSLAAAAVDRFCLSLGSVAGDIALAQGGFGGVVIAGGLGYRIRDTLLTSGFSERFRAKGRFAELMAGIPVKLIVHPQPGLFGAAAAFASEHL
- the eda gene encoding bifunctional 4-hydroxy-2-oxoglutarate aldolase/2-dehydro-3-deoxy-phosphogluconate aldolase, whose amino-acid sequence is MRTAPVIPVIVIDDLAHAVPLADALVAGGLPVLEVTMRTPAALDAIREMKQVEGAIVGAGTVTNPRQLDEAINAGSEFIVSPGLTEPLGCAAIAAEIPFLPGIANAGDIMRGLDLGLTHFKFFPAMAAGGLPALKALAAPFGQCRFCPTGGIGLDTAPEWLAFEPVLCVGGSWVSPKGAPDRAIVEALAREAASLGR